The genomic window GCGTGGCGGAGGACAGCGTCCGAGTCACCGGCAACACGGTGATCGACGCGCTGCTGTGGACGGCCGAGCGGGAACGCGCCGCGACGCAGCGTTGGGCGGCCAAATATCCCTTTCTCGAAAACGCTTCGATGGTCCTGGTCACCGGGCACCGCCGCGAAAATTTTGGGTCCGGCCTGCAAAACATCTGCGATGCGCTGGGGCAGTTGGCAACCGACTTTCCCGACACCCACTTCGTCTACCCCGTGCATCTCAACCCCAACGTGCAGGGTCCGGTTCGCGAGCGGCTGAGCCAATTCGATAACGTGCATCTGGTCCCGCCAGCCGATTACCCGGAATTCGTCTGGCTGATGGACCGCAGCCGATTAATTCTGACCGATTCGGGCGGCGTGCAGGAGGAAGCGCCCTCGCTGGGCAAACCCGTGCTGGTGACCCGCGAGAAAACCGAACGCCCCGAAGCCGTCGAAGCCGGACTGGCGGAACTGGTCGGAACCGATCGCCGCCGGATCGTCGACAGCGTAACGCGACAGCTGTCCAAGACGCCGCAAACTGCAGACGCCCGCCACACGCAAGGTTTTGAAAATCCCTACGGCGACGGCCAAGCCTCCAAGAGGATCACCGACTGGATGTTAGAAGCGATCGAAAGACGGTAGGCGAGTCGAGGAAGCCATCGTTTAACCCGTAGCCGCAGGAGCCTCGAAAAGCTCGGCGATCACCGAAAAACACGACAGGCTCCGCAGGCGCAGGCGTTGTCCGGCGAGGCATATAAGATCTAGCGAACCGATGGGGTACACCAAACGGGAGCGCCGCGCGGGGACAGTCTCTGCGCGTTTGGGTTCCGAGCAGGCCCGGAGGGCCGACATAGTCCTGCCGATACGCCGCGCTGCCCAGAATCGCTTTGTGTCGGCCCTCCGGGCCTTCGGTTTGGCCGAGGGCGGGTACCGGGGGTTTACCCCCCCGGCAGAGACTATGTCGGCCCTCCGGGCCTACAACCCTCCCCTCGCTAAGGCTCGACCCTCCCAGCGGTAGGGTGAAGTGCTACGAATTCTGTCCCCTGCCACTACGGCGCCCACGCTTGCCCAGCCTGCTAGGCCGAACTCCAGCTTGGTATGCTACGGCGGACCTGATTCCTGCTCCGTCCCTTACCGCCTGATAGCTACCACCATGGACTATACGTACGCTCAGATCGCCAAGATGATCGACCACTCGTTGCTGCAGCCCACCATGACTTGGGACACGCTGGAAGCTGGTTGCCGATTGGCGGTCGCTTATGACGTGGCCAGCGTGTGCATTCTGCCCTATGCGCTGCCCCGCTGCGTCGAATTGCTCTCCGGCAGCACGGTCCAGCCCAGCACCACGATCGGGTTCCCGCACGGCGGCCACACCACGGCCATCAAAGCGGCCGAAGCCGAACAAGCGATCGCCGACGGCTGCCAGGAACTGGACATGGTCTGCAATATCTCCAAAGTCCTGAGCGGCGACTGGGATTATGTGCGGCGTGATATCCAAGCCGTCATTGAACCGGCGCACGCCGCCGGCCGGAAGGTCAAAGTGATCTTTGAAAACTGCTACCTGGCCGACGCGGACAAGCAGCGATTGTGCGAAATCTGCGGCGATCTAGGCGCCGACTGGGTGAAGACCTCGACGGGCTACGGCAGTGGCGGAGCGACGCTGGAAGACCTGCGGTTGATGGTCCAGCACACGCAGGCCCCGGTGCAGGTCAAAGCGGCTGGCGGCGTTCGCGAGCTGGACAAATTGCTGGAAGTCCGAGCCTTGGGCGTGACCCGGATCGGCGCCAGTGCCACCAAAGTCATCCTCGACGAGTGCCGCCAACGGCTGGACCTGCCCGCCATCGACACGGAAGCCACCCCCGACGCAGCCGGGTATTAGGCGTTTTCGTAGCATGACTCTCCGAGTCGTGCAGTCCGCAGCCACACGGGCCAGGGGCCCATGCTACTTTTCCTATTCCCCGTCGATGGGGACGATCGAGAGTCCGTCGCTGGCTCGCAGCACGATGCGGTAGCTGCGGCCCTTTTCGGCTTTGATCGATACGGCTTCGCCATGAGCGGCTCGAATGCCTTTTTCACGAGCTTTTTCGCGGTCGTTGGCGAACGTCCAGAATTCGTCCCAGATCTGCTGTTCGAATTCCGAGGGCTGACCGCCGCGGGCGTAGGCTTGGGGCAACAAACCGACCTGATCCAAAGCAAATCCGTCGGCTGGCTTTTGTTGTTCGCCGAAAATCCGCCGGAACAGGGCCAGTGAGGTGCCGCGCTGCAAATGCGCCTGCTCGACGAACTCGTCCTCGAACTTGACCACCCAGTTGTCCAGATAGACCACGTCGCCGTCGACCGTGAACTCGCGGGGGTCTCCCACCGGCTCGCCGTCGGGGGTCAATTCGTGAAATCGCACGGTGGTTTGCACCATGCCCTGCTGGTCGGTGGTTTGATCGACGATATCCAGGCGAGCCAGTCGCTGGTCCATTTTCAGCAACCGCAGCGAGGTTTCCAAGCGATCGATCTGCTCGCCGGCGACCTGCAGGTCCCCTTCCAGACCGACGATTTGCTGTTCCGCGTCGCCCAATTGGCTCTGCGCCAGCGTCAGCTGGTCCTGGGCCATCTGCAGTTCGCGTTGGTCGCGGGTGACTTTGTCGTAGACGACCCACCCGGTGCCGCCGAGAAAAAACAGCACGACGGTCGCCAGGACCGTGCGAATGGTACTATTGACCGTCGCAACGGTGTCAGTAACGCGTCCCATGGTGAATCCAGCTCGCTAAAAACGCGGTTGAAGTGACGGGGTTGGCGTTGCCCCTCGTCGATTTTCTTGTCCCGATGTCGATTTCCCCTTGTCGATACTGTATCGACCTCTGATTGGCACGCCAGTCGCGTTAAATGAGATATTACCTTGTACGCCAGTTGTATGGGGCCGAACGATACTGCGGAATGCAACAGGTGTTGCATAATGCAACAGTCATAACCGGCCCTGGAAATCGGTAGGGATTGGGGATTTCCGAGGAAAAATGTTCGCACCCTTTCAAGACCCCAAATAGACTGCAGAGATGAAACTTTTCGGAAAACACTTCTCGGAGAATAGACGCATGGGACCCCGACGCGTCATGAACTTACTGGCTGCGGCTGCCGTGTTGGCAACCACCGGCCTGACCGCTGCCGACCCGGTAGCGGGCAACCATCGCTTGGCCACTTACAGCACGCCGGCTGGAGACGCTTATTTTGCGTTATCCGTGCAGCCCTCGGCGGATAACGGCATGTTGCAAGCCGCCCGCTCGAAGCCCGCCAGTGTGGTGGTCGTGGTCGACACTTCGGCCAGTCAAGTCGGTGCTTATCGCGATGCATCGATACAGGCCCTGCAATCGTTGCTGAGCCAGCTGCGTCCGGAAGACTCGGTCAAGCTGTACGCGGTCGACGTCAACGCCGCACCGCTGAGCGACTCGTTCGGTTCGGGCAACGACGCGACCACGCAACAGGCGTTCAGCCAACTGCGTCGCCGGTTGCCGCTGGGCAACACCAACCTGTCGGCGGCCCTGCATGCGGCCCGTGGCGATTTGGTCGACAAACAGGCCACTCGCAGTATCGTCTACATCGGCGACGGTTCCTCGCTGGGCGAAATTCGCGCCGAAGACCGCTTCACCAGCTTGGTCGACGCTCTGCGAGCCGACAAGATTTCCGTTCACAACCTGGCCGTCGGCCCGACCACCAACGTGGAATTGCTGGCGACGCTGTCCAACCAGACCGGTGGGATCACACTGGTTCCCGGCGAAAAACACTTGGCGCAAGCCGGCACGCTGGGTCGCCAATTGGCCGACGCCACCAGCACGGCTCCGATGTGGGTCGACAACCTGAGCTTGCCCGCGGGCATGCAGACCGTGCAAGCCAAACGCTTGCCGCCCCTGCGACTGGATCGCGACAGCGTGCTGATCGGCCAGATGGACGCGGCCACCAAGGGCACGATCGCCGTCACCGGTCGCGTCGCCGATGTGCCCTTTGAAGTTCGCGTCGTCGCCGCCCCCGAACCGACCAACCCGGACTTTGGGTTCCTGCCCGGAATGGTCAGCAGTTCGTCCTACAACCACGGGCTGATGCTGCCCACGCCCGGATCCTGGGCGCTGCAGGAAGTGGCTCGAGCGATGACGTACCGGGCCGAACAGATGGCCGAAGCCGGTACGCTGGCACTGAAACAAGGCAACGCTCGCGGTGCAGCCGTGGTGGCCGATCTGGCTTTGCAAGTCGACCCGGCTAACCCCACGGCCCAAACCATCTCGCGGTTGGCCGAAGACGAAAGCACGCTCACGGCCATGCTGCAACAAGGCGGCTACACCCCGATCCTCGATGGCGACGAGCTGACCGAAGAACCCAGCGGTTTGCTGGGACAGGTGAACGCTGAACGCCAACAAAACACGGGACGCCTGCGTGCCGAAGTCCGCGCGGGACTGGCGCTGGCTCGCCGTGAAATGGAACGCAATCCGGCCAAGGTCACCGAAAGCCTCAAAGTCCTACAGGCGATCGTCGTCAGCGAACCGGATATCGATCCCGAAGCCCGCGAAGAACTGCTCGGACAAGTCCGCTCGGCTCTGCAATCCGCTGCCGCGGCCACGCGGGTCTACGAAAGCGACCAACAATCGGCGCAGCAGCAACAGGCCGCTGCCGAAGCGGTGGAACGTTTGCTGGAAGACACCTTCCGCAACGAAGCTCGCATCAGCCAACTGTCGCAACAGCTGAACGCCGTGATGCGGGAAGGCCGTTACGAAGAAGCCGCCGGATCGATCGCGCCGGATCTGGCCGAACTGGCCGGCCCCGAACGGATTATCTCGCAGCACGCTTTGGAACACTCGCACATCGCCATGACCGTGCGACGTCACATCCGCTACCAAAACCTGCGGGAACGAGCCTTCGTCGACGCCCTGGCCCTGGTAGAAAAAGCCTTCATCCCGTTCATCGACGAACCGCCGATCGTGTACCCGGATGCGGAAGTCTGGGGGCGTCTGAGCCAACGGCGTCTGGACAAATACGGTTCGCTGGACCTCGCTGGGGATAACGCTACCGAAAGCCGCATCTACCGCGCGTTGGACTCCGAAACCACCGCGGGTCCGTTTGTCGAAGAAGCTCTGGATCAAGTCGTTCGCACGCTTAGCGAAGCCCACGATATCCCGATTCGTGTCGATGTGCGGTCGCTGGAAGAAATCGGTCTGAGCGGTGACGTGCCGGTCTCGATGGATCTCCAAGGCACCAGCCTACGTTCGTACCTGCGACTGATGCTGGA from Roseimaritima ulvae includes these protein-coding regions:
- the deoC gene encoding deoxyribose-phosphate aldolase translates to MDYTYAQIAKMIDHSLLQPTMTWDTLEAGCRLAVAYDVASVCILPYALPRCVELLSGSTVQPSTTIGFPHGGHTTAIKAAEAEQAIADGCQELDMVCNISKVLSGDWDYVRRDIQAVIEPAHAAGRKVKVIFENCYLADADKQRLCEICGDLGADWVKTSTGYGSGGATLEDLRLMVQHTQAPVQVKAAGGVRELDKLLEVRALGVTRIGASATKVILDECRQRLDLPAIDTEATPDAAGY
- a CDS encoding VWA domain-containing protein — encoded protein: MNLLAAAAVLATTGLTAADPVAGNHRLATYSTPAGDAYFALSVQPSADNGMLQAARSKPASVVVVVDTSASQVGAYRDASIQALQSLLSQLRPEDSVKLYAVDVNAAPLSDSFGSGNDATTQQAFSQLRRRLPLGNTNLSAALHAARGDLVDKQATRSIVYIGDGSSLGEIRAEDRFTSLVDALRADKISVHNLAVGPTTNVELLATLSNQTGGITLVPGEKHLAQAGTLGRQLADATSTAPMWVDNLSLPAGMQTVQAKRLPPLRLDRDSVLIGQMDAATKGTIAVTGRVADVPFEVRVVAAPEPTNPDFGFLPGMVSSSSYNHGLMLPTPGSWALQEVARAMTYRAEQMAEAGTLALKQGNARGAAVVADLALQVDPANPTAQTISRLAEDESTLTAMLQQGGYTPILDGDELTEEPSGLLGQVNAERQQNTGRLRAEVRAGLALARREMERNPAKVTESLKVLQAIVVSEPDIDPEAREELLGQVRSALQSAAAATRVYESDQQSAQQQQAAAEAVERLLEDTFRNEARISQLSQQLNAVMREGRYEEAAGSIAPDLAELAGPERIISQHALEHSHIAMTVRRHIRYQNLRERAFVDALALVEKAFIPFIDEPPIVYPDAEVWGRLSQRRLDKYGSLDLAGDNATESRIYRALDSETTAGPFVEEALDQVVRTLSEAHDIPIRVDVRSLEEIGLSGDVPVSMDLQGTSLRSYLRLMLEELDLTYMIKDEVLKITTIETAEANLVTKVYPVGDLVVPVISMGGMGGMGGMGGGMGGMGGGMGGMGGGMGGMGGGMGGMGGGMGGGMFVVPDDITLSSKATPANTPSVLDSAGPIRVTPSEGQTTADAWAEHFENLSFESAAQQAAHDRQIRSSVRILNARAGKAAEADDAETAQQCFAEMRDLIAAAIGNGHVQPWMYEAYALALMGTNGEQQEVERALLSAVDFADTPDDVMNVAMHLKAIGSQAAALRLCMDISRQYPHRQDCYLVGLRIAEDLQDIEGLTWACTGVLSQAWPNEQADLENRVRLLARATYLSLKEQGQYEVAKKFAADLEAATSHDVIVRVTWTGDADIDLLVEEPSGTVCSLRNTHSAGGGVLLGDSLPGVSGDGSATETYICPKGFSGVYRLAVHRVWGNVSTGTVSVSILTDVGRPTQRLIQQQIPLKEKDAILAFNVRDGRRRERVAAAQLENIAAAKEKMGGAMLAQLAGGSDLSSAGEFIRDLRRFGGNAGQLPFGRSGAVGFEPEIETFPEGAQLTAIAIISADRRYVRITPTPVFSQIGNVSTFNFIDGESENIPDTDAGGGGGGGQNGFQGAGGLL
- the wecB gene encoding non-hydrolyzing UDP-N-acetylglucosamine 2-epimerase, with the translated sequence MTTSSPLRPLIVLGTRPEAIKLAPLIRHCLERPTEIAPIVCSTGQHREMLAQVLGYFEITPDIDLQLMQPGQTLTSLSAACLTAVDQTIRQQRPDCLVVQGDTTTVMASSMVAFYHRLPVVHVEAGLRTGDLMAPWPEEFNRRVAGIVATLHCAPTEGAAACLRAEGVAEDSVRVTGNTVIDALLWTAERERAATQRWAAKYPFLENASMVLVTGHRRENFGSGLQNICDALGQLATDFPDTHFVYPVHLNPNVQGPVRERLSQFDNVHLVPPADYPEFVWLMDRSRLILTDSGGVQEEAPSLGKPVLVTREKTERPEAVEAGLAELVGTDRRRIVDSVTRQLSKTPQTADARHTQGFENPYGDGQASKRITDWMLEAIERR